A genome region from Triticum aestivum cultivar Chinese Spring chromosome 2B, IWGSC CS RefSeq v2.1, whole genome shotgun sequence includes the following:
- the LOC123042907 gene encoding uncharacterized protein, with amino-acid sequence MSQSSSSARRIRAPPPPLPLIMCPRCTGTRTRWFVSGMERNPGIRFYKCPNQLDGGPCDFWLWEDQYAFYITGVGINLLIEAAGGGSNVMFGMGRAMEDIRIAARNTMMICLLMLFVVLAKGAGWQ; translated from the exons ATGTCCCAGAGTTCATCGTCGGCGCGTCGCATCCGGGCACCCCCACCCCCGCTGCCCTTGATCATGTGCCCAAGGTGCACCGGGACAAGGACTAGGTGGTTTGTGTCCGGGATGGAACGCAACCCGGGCATCCGTTTCTACAAGTGCCCGAACCAGTTG GACGGAGGCCCTTGCGATTTTTGGCTGTGGGAGGACCAGTACGCGTTCTACATAACTGGCGTTGGCATCAACCTCCTCATCGAGGCTGCCGGAGGTGGGAGCAACGTCATGTTCGGGATGGGACGCGCCATGGAAGACATACGCATCGCAGCTAGGAACACCATGATGATCTGTTTGCTAATGCTGTTCGTGGTGCTTGCCAAGGGAGCCGGCTGGCAGTAA
- the LOC123042908 gene encoding peroxidase 12, translating into MASRAAAALVVVALAWAAVHSAAAGLSPDFHAVSCPDLEHIVKYHVAEAFRKDVGVAPALIRILFHDCFPQGCDASVLLTGNNSEQAMGPNLTLRPVALNLIESIRAAVHRACGRTVSCADLTVLATRDSLVLAGGPHFDVALGRRDALAPASEDLVFTLPAPSFTVPELLKSFGDRNLDKADLVSLSGAHSFGIAHCSSFSDRFTPDVDTNPPIDPNFAAKLKAKCAKDVPAGTVNQTLDVRTPDVFDNKYYFDLIAKQGLFKSDQGLIVHPNTTRMATRFSLNQGAFFEQFAKSMVKMSNMDLLTGSQGEIRFNCAVPNSRVEGIETMSNEGHAAAM; encoded by the exons ATGGCGTCCAGAGCAGCAGCGGCCCTCGTCGTCGTGGCCTTGGCCTGGGCCGCCGTCcattcggcggcggcggggctctcgCCGGACTTCCACGCGGTGTCGTGCCCAGACCTGGAACACATCGTCAAGTACCACGTCGCCGAGGCCTTCCGGAAAGACGTCGGGGTCGCCCCCGCCCTCATCCGCATCCTCTTCCACGACTGCTTCCCGCAG GGCTGCGACGCCTCGGTGCTCCTCACCGGGAACAACAGCGAGCAGGCGATGGGGCCCAACCTGACGCTCCGGCCGGTGGCGCTCAACCTCATCGAGAGCATCCGCGCCGCGGTGCACCGCGCCTGTGGCCGGACCGTCTCCTGCGCCGACCTCACCGTCCTTGCTACCCGCGACTCCCTCGTGCTG GCTGGCGGGCCCCACTTCGACGTGGCTCTGGGCCGACGTGACGCGCTAGCCCCAGCGTCGGAGGACCTCGTCTTCACCCTACCGGCGCCCTCCTTCACCGTGCCGGAGCTCCTCAAGTCCTTCGGCGACCGGAACCTCGACAAGGCGGACCTGGTGTCCCTCTCTGGCGCGCACTCCTTTGGCATCGCCCACTGCTCCTCCTTCTCCGACCGCTTCACGCCGGACGTCGATACCAACCCGCCAATCGACCCCAATTTTGCCGCCAAGCTAAAGGCCAAGTGCGCCAAGGACGTGCCTGCGGGCACCGTCAACCAGACCCTCGATGTGCGTACGCCGGACGTGTTCGACAACAAGTACTACTTTGATCTCATCGCCAAGCAGGGCCTGTTCAAGTCGGACCAGGGCCTCATCGTTCACCCCAACACCACGCGCATGGCGACGCGGTTCTCACTCAACCAGGGGGCGTTCTTCGAGCAGTTCGCCAAGTCCATGGTGAAGATGAGCAACATGGACTTGCTCACAGGCAGCCAGGGCGAGATCCGGTTCAACTGCGCCGTTCCCAACAGCCGTGTCGAGGGTATCGAGACCATGAGTAACGAGGGCCATGCCGCCGCCATGTAA